The following proteins are co-located in the Granulicella pectinivorans genome:
- a CDS encoding ABC transporter permease, translating into MAAPQISMGRMLRRSLIHRRARSLSALIALTVSAAVATALLTLYADLDAKLHHEFRSFGANVVVTGAPSGEATAAATPDSTTVAEVLPLDALKKVRASVSSDAIVADFGYAVATTDRGTPVVVVGTDFDAVKKLDAWWQVDAWPEGEKDALLGQKAANFVADEHALRLTFAGKELVLHGAGRLRTGGDEDSRIYIPMETFTQWTGAGATAIEVQVPGGAAKVDSAIALMKQALPGMKVEPVRQLVEGESRIVDRTHALMYGAVLLIALTVGVSVLATMSASVLERRRDFALMKALGGSQGQMIGMFLLEAMVLAGAGVVAGYVVGSAAAFGISELNFHTATLPRVGVIPAVILLNAVIAAAAALFPARVLRGLQPAALLKGE; encoded by the coding sequence AGCATGGGGCGCATGTTGCGGCGCTCACTGATTCATCGGCGCGCACGCAGCCTGAGCGCGTTGATTGCGCTGACGGTTTCGGCTGCGGTTGCGACGGCTCTGCTGACGCTCTATGCCGATCTCGATGCGAAGCTGCACCATGAGTTCCGCAGTTTTGGCGCGAACGTGGTGGTGACGGGCGCACCCTCCGGGGAGGCTACCGCCGCGGCGACGCCGGATAGCACAACCGTGGCGGAGGTGCTTCCGCTGGATGCGCTGAAGAAGGTGCGGGCGTCCGTGAGTTCCGATGCCATCGTCGCGGACTTTGGCTATGCGGTGGCTACGACCGATCGGGGCACGCCTGTTGTGGTTGTTGGGACCGACTTCGACGCGGTGAAGAAGCTGGACGCGTGGTGGCAGGTGGATGCCTGGCCGGAGGGTGAGAAGGATGCGCTGCTTGGACAGAAGGCCGCGAACTTTGTTGCCGATGAGCACGCTCTGAGGCTTACCTTCGCAGGCAAGGAGCTTGTGCTGCATGGCGCGGGACGGCTGCGTACAGGCGGCGATGAAGATAGCCGCATTTATATCCCGATGGAGACTTTTACCCAGTGGACCGGGGCCGGAGCGACGGCCATCGAGGTACAGGTTCCGGGTGGTGCGGCGAAGGTGGATAGCGCGATCGCGCTGATGAAGCAGGCGCTGCCGGGGATGAAGGTTGAGCCTGTGCGGCAGCTTGTCGAGGGCGAATCGCGCATTGTGGATCGCACGCATGCGCTGATGTATGGAGCGGTATTGCTGATCGCGTTGACGGTTGGGGTGTCGGTGCTGGCGACGATGTCGGCGTCGGTGCTGGAACGGCGGCGCGACTTCGCATTGATGAAGGCGCTGGGCGGATCGCAGGGGCAGATGATCGGGATGTTCCTGCTGGAGGCGATGGTGCTTGCCGGGGCCGGGGTGGTTGCGGGATACGTTGTGGGCTCGGCCGCGGCGTTCGGGATCAGCGAACTGAACTTCCACACCGCTACGCTTCCGCGTGTGGGGGTTATTCCGGCGGTGATTCTGTTGAACGCGGTGATTGCGGCGGCGGCGGCGCTGTTCCCGGCGCGCGTGCTGCGCGGCCTACAGCCTGCGGCGCTGTTGAAGGGCGAGTAA